In Janthinobacterium sp. 67, a genomic segment contains:
- the chvE gene encoding multiple monosaccharide ABC transporter substrate-binding protein, whose translation MAVMPVASAADKGAIGISMPTKSSMRWIADGDNMVKVFKERGYKTDLQFADDDIPNQLAQVENMITKGAKVLVIAAIDGTTLSNVLQKAADKGIKVISYDRLIRGTKNIDYYATFDNFQVGVLQAGYIESALKLKEGKGPFNIELFGGSADDNNAHFFYNGALSVLKPYIDSGKLVVRSKQMGMEKVATLRWDGAVAQARMDNLLSAYYGNARVDAVLSPYDGLSIGILSSLKGVGYGTPKQPFPVVTGQDAEIPSVKSIIRGEQASTVFKDTRELAKVTANMVDAMMSGKTPTVNDTKTYNNGVKVVPSYLLKPVTVDKANWKQVLVTGSGYYTEAQVK comes from the coding sequence ATGGCGGTAATGCCCGTGGCAAGCGCCGCAGACAAGGGCGCGATCGGCATCTCGATGCCAACCAAATCGTCCATGCGCTGGATCGCCGACGGCGACAACATGGTCAAGGTATTCAAGGAGCGCGGCTACAAGACGGACTTGCAGTTTGCCGACGACGATATCCCGAACCAGCTGGCGCAGGTGGAAAACATGATCACCAAGGGCGCCAAGGTGCTGGTGATCGCCGCCATCGACGGCACCACCTTGTCGAACGTGCTGCAAAAGGCGGCCGACAAGGGCATCAAGGTCATTTCGTATGACCGTCTGATCCGCGGCACGAAGAACATCGATTACTACGCCACCTTCGACAACTTCCAGGTCGGCGTACTGCAGGCGGGCTATATCGAATCGGCGCTGAAGCTGAAAGAAGGCAAAGGCCCGTTCAATATCGAACTGTTCGGCGGCTCGGCCGACGACAACAATGCGCACTTCTTCTACAACGGCGCGCTGTCGGTGCTGAAACCCTACATCGACAGCGGCAAGCTGGTGGTGCGCTCGAAGCAGATGGGCATGGAAAAGGTCGCCACCCTGCGCTGGGATGGCGCCGTGGCGCAAGCCCGCATGGACAACCTGCTCAGCGCCTACTACGGCAATGCGCGCGTCGACGCCGTGCTGTCGCCATATGACGGCTTGAGCATCGGCATCCTGTCCTCGCTCAAGGGCGTCGGCTACGGCACGCCGAAGCAGCCGTTCCCCGTCGTGACGGGCCAGGATGCGGAAATCCCGTCGGTGAAATCGATCATCCGCGGCGAACAGGCATCGACCGTGTTCAAGGACACGCGCGAACTGGCCAAGGTCACGGCCAACATGGTCGACGCGATGATGAGCGGCAAGACGCCGACCGTCAACGATACCAAGACCTATAACAACGGCGTGAAAGTCGTGCCGTCCTACCTGTTGAAACCGGTCACCGTCGACAAGGCGAACTGGAAGCAGGTGCTCGTCACCGGCAGCGGCTACTACACGGAAGCGCAAGTGAAATAA